One Manihot esculenta cultivar AM560-2 chromosome 18, M.esculenta_v8, whole genome shotgun sequence genomic window carries:
- the LOC110606838 gene encoding glucan endo-1,3-beta-glucosidase 6, giving the protein MGLFSVAVVLISLLSVVSTVSGIGANWGTQATHPLPPDTVVRLLRDNGIQKVKLFDADYDTLRALGGSNIEVMVGIPNDMLLTLATSMKAAEKWVAKNVSTHISTNNVNIRYVAVGNEPFLQTYNGSFLKTTYPALQNVQSALVKAGLSNQVKVTVPLNADVYESSTGVPSGGDFRADIHDLMITIVKFLSDSGSPFTVNIYPFISLYSDPNFPVEYAFFDGNATPLNDGGTSYYNMFDANYDTLAHALQKNGFGNLPIIVGEIGWPTDGDKNANGFYAQRFNQGFMSHIAGGKGTPMRPEPIDAYLFSLIDEDAKSIDPGNFERHWGIFTFDGRAKYALNLGTTNSGVLIEAKNVHYLERKWCVMKPSAKIDDPNVAPSVSYACGLADCTSLGYGTSCGSLDTRGNISYALNSYYQIQNQLDSACKFENISMITKNDPSTGTCRFAIMIEAYYGGAERTVGCSQKALRLAAGLILFFLTI; this is encoded by the exons ATGGGATTGTTCTCTGTGGCTGTTGTATTAATATCATTACTTTCAGTAGTGAGTACAGTAAGTGGAATAGGTGCCAACTGGGGCACACAGGCAACCCACCCACTGCCCCCAGACACTGTGGTGAGGCTACTGAGGGACAATGGAATCCAAAAAGTTAAGCTTTTTGATGCAGATTATGATACACTGAGAGCTCTTGGTGGATCCAATATTGAGGTCATGGTGGGAATCCCAAATGACATGCTTTTAACTCTGGCTACCAGTATGAAGGCTGCTGAGAAATGGGTTGCCAAAAATGTCTCTACACATATCTCCACCAATAATGTCAATATCAG ATATGTTGCAGTTGGAAATGAACCTTTCTTGCAAACTTACAATGGAAGCTTTCTCAAAACAACATACCCAGCTCTCCAGAATGTCCAATCTGCCCTTGTAAAAGCTGGACTGAGCAATCAAGTAAAGGTGACTGTTCCCCTGAATGCTGATGTATATGAGAGTTCAACTGGTGTTCCATCTGGTGGTGACTTTCGAGCTGATATCCATGATCTCATGATTACCATTGTCAAGTTCTTGAGTGATAGTGGTTCCCCCTTTACCGTGAATATCTATCCTTTCATAAGCCTTTATTCTGATCCAAACTTTCCGGTTGAGTATGCTTTCTTTGATGGCAATGCGACTCCTTTGAATGATGGTGGGACATCCTACTACAACATGTTTGATGCTAATTATGATACTCTTGCGCATGCCTTACAAAAGAATGGATTTGGAAACTTGCCTATCATTGTTGGAGAGATTGGATGGCCTACTGATGGAGATAAAAATGCTAATGGATTTTATGCTCAGCGATTCAACCAAGGTTTTATGTCGCATATCGCAGGTGGGAAAGGAACCCCAATGAGGCCTGAACCTATTGATGCATATTTATTTAGTTTGATTGATGAGGATGCTAAGAGCATTGATCCGGGGAACTTCGAACGCCACTGGGGGATATTCACATTTGATGGAAGAGCCAAGTATGCCCTTAACCTTGGCACAACAAATTCAGGAGTTCTAATTGAAGCAAAAAATGTCCATTATCTGGAGCGGAAGTGGTGTGTGATGAAGCCATCAGCCAAGATTGATGACCCAAATGTGGCGCCTAGTGTGAGCTATGCTTGTGGACTTGCTGACTGCACCAGTCTTGGTTATGGAACCTCTTGTGGAAGTCTGGATACTAGGGGGAACATTTCATATGCATTGAACAGTTACTATCAGATTCAGAATCAACTTGACAGTGCATGCAAATTTGAAAACATTTCAATGATCACCAAAAATGATCCATCAACTGGAACTTGCAGATTTGCGATAATGATTGAGGCGTATTATGGAGGGGCAGAGCGTACAGTAGGATGCTCTCAGAAGGCGTTGCGTTTGGCTGCAGGTCTTATTCTGTTTTTCCTAACAATTTGA